A window from Candidatus Ancaeobacter aquaticus encodes these proteins:
- a CDS encoding transposase, protein MKKRGRYPKEFKIEAVRLLKEGGRPASELAMQLGVKRTLLYRWKDETTEKGPNAFGGSGRPKSDQLSEITKLKQELKEVKEERDIFKKTAAYFVKDPR, encoded by the coding sequence ATGAAGAAAAGAGGAAGGTATCCGAAAGAGTTTAAAATTGAAGCTGTTAGACTACTCAAAGAAGGCGGTAGACCAGCAAGCGAACTAGCAATGCAATTGGGTGTAAAACGCACACTCCTTTACCGTTGGAAAGATGAAACAACAGAGAAAGGCCCAAATGCCTTTGGAGGATCCGGTAGACCTAAATCTGACCAGCTCAGTGAAATTACTAAACTGAAGCAAGAATTAAAAGAAGTGAAGGAAGAGCGTGACATCTTTAAAAAAACCGCGGCGTACTTTGTGAAGGACCCCAGATAA
- a CDS encoding IS3 family transposase encodes MCRVLRVSASGYYAWKSRPVSKRSQIDQYLVAKIQDIHVESKKNYGTIKTWKALKARGISCGKYRVARL; translated from the coding sequence ATGTGTAGAGTACTAAGGGTCAGTGCAAGTGGTTATTATGCATGGAAATCAAGACCAGTAAGCAAAAGAAGCCAGATTGATCAGTATTTGGTTGCAAAGATTCAAGATATTCATGTTGAATCAAAAAAGAATTATGGTACGATAAAAACATGGAAAGCTCTCAAAGCAAGGGGGATTTCTTGCGGCAAGTATCGAGTAGCTAGGCTTTGA
- a CDS encoding IS3 family transposase — MESKRRKRFKVTTMSKNTEWIAPNRLNRCFQAMNPNQIWVGDVTFIATKKGWLYLAVLLDLFSRKVIGWSMSDKNNKQLVINALDMALERRRPQSEVLHHTDRGSIYGSDDYRNKLITSGLVPSMSRKGDCYDNAVAESFFSTLKNELVSEERFTSRDHAKSEIFEFVEIFYNRQRLHQSLNYITPEMMELKAVS; from the coding sequence ATTGAAAGTAAGCGACGTAAGAGATTTAAAGTTACTACAATGTCGAAGAATACTGAATGGATAGCACCAAATCGACTTAATCGCTGTTTTCAAGCCATGAACCCAAATCAAATATGGGTTGGTGATGTGACCTTTATAGCAACAAAGAAAGGTTGGTTATATTTGGCTGTTTTGCTTGATCTATTTTCACGTAAAGTAATTGGGTGGTCAATGTCAGATAAAAACAATAAACAGTTAGTTATTAATGCCCTTGATATGGCCTTAGAAAGACGTAGGCCGCAATCAGAAGTATTACATCACACAGATCGGGGCAGTATTTATGGCTCAGATGATTATCGGAATAAATTAATTACATCTGGTCTTGTGCCAAGCATGAGCCGAAAAGGAGATTGCTACGATAATGCTGTAGCAGAAAGTTTCTTTAGTACATTGAAAAATGAATTGGTTTCTGAGGAAAGATTTACATCAAGAGATCATGCAAAGTCCGAGATATTTGAATTTGTGGAGATCTTTTATAACAGGCAGCGATTACATCAATCATTGAATTATATTACTCCAGAAATGATGGAATTAAAAGCTGTCTCATAA
- a CDS encoding glucoamylase family protein, which produces MGGDDEKPGICLVSYESDPKNVLGHTGGSIRLSYNVSESGSFSYYFVVLGRRGTIKELNLSKFKYLSFWIKGLSGGENFKIELHQDVNDDGRFTYGKDIVSSVYIDKYLKAGVTKNWQKIIIPLKDFLVIRDMSKVCEMVFTFEENKADVKKSEIFIDDLLIGRQDIDTNIKKIPPDKATFKADGDLIRNNYLFNRHSILEIEANPDIYEVVWFEMSRDNGRSWHRIAAAYNPNGKIFASKCGMDNFCDKKDLWLRAVSVTPLGQVVSMSLCVVGCSVIPYTCFDLLDDLQKQSFLYFLENQNRKTGLFRDTGSSKDSSTAVTGFGLVAMCIGAERGWISKDEAKRRVLLVMDTFTKDRKKKTCDDKPKKQLNKKTDKEKSSLLENIFDLERAGEFINSVVAVIKKPVKDIFSKTGEKKLSAKEIKKGKPPEIEDKDGFYYHFIKSDTGKRSGNSEISTIDTTLLLCGMIIAGDYFGGRIKKLAEKIYRGIDWMAFCDERYGGKSMFLMGWTPEKGYLTGRWDFFSDETILVTLLAAASPSYNVPSKVYYDWVRQVGNYGGGRSFIYSWYGALFTHQYANLFFDFRDLKDRNQTNWFQNSKAATLANRKFCMDEAGNYKTYKPNCWGITSVYTPKSYTMKYGTLPNGDNCPMHDGTVSPLGAGTSISFTPFYSVSAIQYMLQKYPKIKGRYGLVNSFNLQDVFYAPTDYGLDTGAFLLALENFRSGFVWKYFMENKHIKNALNKTGFKKDSRYVKSKADIKGICAFIERFLSRKNPDIDTVKGMFSGMEELVNAGDEEAFKLFIQYNNHVYKKILKWLDRQKYRLDTIETEYLKFLALIRLYQFDKTETQFDNFIKALNNSGSREECYKNLKYYIKRIMSLNILEDYTDKLCNMYFSLAEGLKGCDIESDIKGFADCSFKSGKYSQAYKFYNKCLNGMKKKLNTGEFTGLCSRISNKYFNIERYDYSSSIDLLHIDYLLSKKTQDAANIDYILLLINRYYELERYSTVVNLVDRFLKYYPDNEAIVYVLLMRGMCGRKMKKYDHAIEDFKTIADSDADSEILGRALLMLGEIYMVNGKNKRALDYFNSVIEKSPDSEMADTALYNKGIILYSDNNLSDAEKIFKHIAGNEGNYKYGAEKYLEKINSKKGVTDIGK; this is translated from the coding sequence ATGGGAGGAGACGATGAAAAACCCGGGATATGTTTAGTATCCTATGAATCAGACCCTAAAAATGTTCTTGGTCATACTGGAGGATCGATCAGGCTTTCGTACAATGTCTCAGAATCAGGGTCTTTTTCTTATTATTTTGTTGTTTTAGGTCGTAGAGGAACGATAAAAGAACTAAATTTGAGTAAATTCAAATATCTAAGTTTTTGGATAAAGGGCCTTTCAGGTGGAGAGAATTTTAAAATTGAACTACATCAGGACGTAAACGATGATGGGCGTTTCACATATGGAAAAGATATTGTCTCCTCGGTTTATATTGATAAATATCTAAAGGCGGGTGTTACTAAAAACTGGCAAAAAATTATTATACCATTAAAAGACTTTTTAGTAATAAGAGATATGTCAAAGGTCTGCGAAATGGTATTTACCTTCGAAGAAAATAAGGCAGATGTTAAAAAAAGTGAAATATTTATAGATGATTTATTAATTGGGAGACAGGACATTGATACAAACATTAAGAAAATACCGCCTGATAAAGCTACTTTTAAAGCTGATGGAGACCTAATTCGTAATAATTATTTATTTAATAGACATAGCATTCTTGAAATTGAAGCAAACCCTGATATATATGAAGTTGTCTGGTTTGAAATGTCGCGGGATAATGGCCGGTCCTGGCATCGAATTGCTGCCGCATACAATCCTAACGGGAAGATATTCGCCTCAAAGTGCGGTATGGATAACTTTTGCGATAAAAAAGATTTATGGTTAAGGGCTGTTTCTGTTACCCCGTTAGGACAGGTTGTTTCTATGTCTTTGTGTGTGGTTGGGTGTTCGGTTATACCCTATACATGTTTTGATTTGCTGGATGATTTGCAAAAACAGTCATTTTTATATTTCTTGGAAAATCAGAACAGAAAGACCGGCCTTTTCAGGGATACGGGAAGCAGTAAAGATTCAAGCACCGCTGTTACGGGTTTCGGGCTTGTTGCCATGTGTATTGGCGCTGAGCGGGGCTGGATCAGTAAGGATGAGGCAAAAAGACGTGTATTATTGGTGATGGATACCTTTACGAAAGACAGGAAAAAGAAAACATGTGATGACAAACCTAAAAAACAGTTAAACAAAAAGACTGATAAAGAAAAAAGTAGTTTGTTAGAAAATATTTTTGATTTGGAACGCGCCGGGGAATTTATCAATAGCGTTGTTGCTGTAATTAAAAAACCTGTTAAAGATATATTCTCAAAAACCGGGGAGAAAAAACTATCAGCCAAAGAGATCAAAAAGGGAAAGCCCCCTGAAATCGAGGATAAGGATGGATTTTATTATCATTTTATTAAGTCTGATACAGGAAAGAGATCGGGGAACTCGGAAATATCTACTATAGATACAACTCTTCTATTATGCGGGATGATAATAGCGGGTGATTATTTCGGCGGCAGGATAAAAAAACTGGCAGAGAAGATATACAGGGGAATTGACTGGATGGCATTTTGTGACGAGAGGTATGGTGGCAAATCGATGTTTCTTATGGGATGGACACCTGAAAAAGGGTATTTAACGGGAAGATGGGACTTCTTTTCGGATGAAACGATTCTTGTGACGCTTCTTGCCGCGGCATCACCCTCTTACAATGTTCCTTCAAAAGTATATTATGACTGGGTAAGGCAGGTTGGAAACTATGGCGGCGGCAGGTCCTTTATCTATTCATGGTACGGCGCGTTGTTTACGCATCAGTATGCAAACTTATTTTTTGATTTTAGAGACCTGAAGGATCGCAACCAGACAAACTGGTTTCAGAATTCTAAAGCGGCAACGCTCGCAAACCGAAAGTTTTGTATGGATGAGGCGGGTAATTATAAGACATATAAACCGAATTGCTGGGGAATAACTTCCGTTTATACGCCTAAAAGCTATACGATGAAATACGGTACGCTGCCTAACGGTGATAATTGCCCTATGCATGACGGGACGGTATCCCCTCTCGGGGCGGGGACATCAATAAGTTTTACGCCATTTTATTCTGTATCGGCCATTCAGTATATGCTGCAAAAATATCCTAAGATAAAAGGAAGGTATGGTTTAGTAAATTCCTTTAACCTTCAGGACGTTTTTTACGCCCCTACGGATTACGGGCTTGATACGGGGGCATTTCTTTTAGCGCTGGAGAATTTCAGAAGCGGTTTTGTATGGAAATATTTTATGGAGAATAAGCATATAAAAAATGCCCTTAACAAAACCGGTTTCAAAAAAGATAGCAGGTATGTGAAATCAAAGGCGGATATTAAAGGTATATGCGCCTTTATTGAACGATTCCTTTCGCGGAAAAATCCGGATATAGACACGGTAAAGGGGATGTTTAGCGGGATGGAAGAATTGGTGAATGCAGGGGACGAAGAGGCATTCAAGCTGTTTATTCAATATAATAACCATGTTTATAAAAAGATCCTGAAATGGCTGGATAGACAAAAATACCGGTTAGATACTATTGAAACAGAATATTTGAAGTTTCTTGCCTTAATTCGTTTGTATCAGTTTGATAAGACAGAAACACAGTTTGATAATTTTATTAAAGCGCTGAATAATAGCGGCAGTCGTGAAGAATGTTATAAAAATCTAAAGTATTATATTAAGCGTATCATGTCTTTAAACATACTTGAAGACTACACGGATAAATTATGTAATATGTATTTTAGTTTGGCTGAAGGGTTAAAGGGTTGTGACATTGAGAGTGATATAAAGGGATTTGCGGACTGTTCATTTAAAAGCGGTAAATATTCACAGGCATACAAATTTTATAATAAGTGCCTTAACGGCATGAAAAAAAAGCTTAATACGGGAGAATTTACCGGGCTGTGCAGTAGGATATCAAACAAATATTTTAATATCGAGAGGTATGATTATTCGTCGTCAATAGACCTGCTGCATATAGATTATCTGCTGTCAAAAAAAACACAGGATGCTGCGAATATAGATTATATTCTATTGTTAATTAATCGTTACTATGAGCTTGAGAGATATTCAACGGTAGTAAATCTGGTAGATAGATTTCTTAAATATTATCCTGATAATGAAGCTATAGTATATGTTCTTTTAATGCGGGGGATGTGCGGCAGGAAAATGAAGAAATATGATCATGCAATCGAAGATTTCAAGACGATCGCGGATTCGGATGCTGATAGTGAAATCCTGGGCCGTGCATTGCTGATGTTGGGGGAAATATACATGGTTAATGGTAAAAATAAGAGGGCATTGGATTATTTTAACAGTGTTATTGAAAAATCTCCTGATAGCGAAATGGCGGATACGGCACTATATAATAAAGGAATTATATTATATAGTGATAATAATCTTTCTGATGCGGAGAAAATATTTAAACATATAGCAGGAAATGAAGGCAATTATAAGTACGGAGCAGAAAAGTATTTAGAGAAAATAAATAGTAAAAAAGGCGTTACTGATATAGGGAAATAA
- a CDS encoding glycoside hydrolase family 127 protein, protein MKSLNLFLKCVSLVTVVIFLSTSMVWAVPHTQTLKSSQNALAADSKLKEDQTQFKAEYNEKERNKNLQKEGIGRPWKRTFLYLFNRIEGKILLKIVPVAIAALLLAFSLIISPVSITPTVVVSDTVKPIQPVFEKRAKLPNSEIVAFMARYREQLQKLVDWHVGRYNPKTGLCNSFADDHVKGIPPEIARAAHTFDQALWIMKMDLLGAHENAAKVLQALSEIQNPDGYFCNTYDSGNRKVVFQDVHPGPNAFVIMAVNLHVFATGGVEKGDKRFVPMASKVADYLISRQGKDGSILQKKVGPITVVSVEENEDCYSAFYNLYMITGEQKYLDVALKVKQFLLRSWNNKKGCFYMSRMYLWGFDIPYTAAAYDTSVWGYMLFGDKGDKGEDYRRGLEFVEKKLLNSADTGIVHVEADKKKYPGVFWLDPTCWLAISELNAGNPDKAKQYFDNVMKRQFPDGGLPLNYWDGLGEKNDPYPNPVWKLHPYGATTAAVAAQLFALTVQNPQLNIFHPSTVQGITPIKGITVKDLPGTHMTIPTLVGQPVSSAEETNEEIRKELSGEGIRVLMPSGKWILRKLIDGKINEKLFVPLASLDAKVKAAKMLLGDVVKEMKNIPAGIDRAELVRRAKEAEYGFTGGYTIGKDVLAHAGRTYNCIYLGREMVQDEDISASDIARVMLEDALHFVVKDGDPEHMVIQHSDTLKKKLVSVVMVNDPLAKVVANDMAQDVNRSKVPDVLSIPMMDIESIAKAKGAYIQNRPKAVFVTVSPDIVNLHNEIDNIPDPDNTIVIPVYDKNYVVPLDYVTNLSKKYPNLVAKPIEISNLQAVSPQEPFGVAAIQYANKLLEKKGVKVTATDLDAGWLNSSEEKFKIKNISSDKTKILEINPKELSTDPASKEIHNIGSLLAITITGISLHQQLGDDFEKMTFAELVTYIDDPALKTHFRELVADLMGMKEDEVDKIDKMTVAEFIKAPLPVTVPSESTKTNYSMMRAIMTAA, encoded by the coding sequence ATGAAAAGTTTAAACCTTTTCTTAAAATGCGTGTCTCTTGTAACAGTGGTTATATTTTTGTCCACAAGCATGGTGTGGGCGGTACCGCATACGCAGACATTGAAGAGTTCTCAGAACGCACTTGCTGCGGATTCGAAATTAAAAGAAGACCAAACACAATTTAAGGCAGAATATAATGAAAAAGAAAGAAACAAAAATCTGCAAAAAGAGGGAATTGGACGTCCCTGGAAACGGACGTTTCTATATCTGTTTAACAGAATAGAGGGAAAGATATTGCTAAAGATAGTTCCAGTGGCTATTGCTGCTCTTCTTCTGGCATTTTCTCTGATCATAAGTCCAGTATCAATCACTCCGACTGTAGTAGTGTCGGATACGGTGAAACCGATCCAGCCTGTTTTTGAAAAGCGTGCGAAACTGCCGAATTCCGAAATCGTTGCATTTATGGCTCGGTACCGGGAACAACTCCAGAAATTGGTTGACTGGCATGTGGGTAGATATAATCCCAAAACAGGTCTCTGCAATAGCTTTGCCGATGATCATGTAAAGGGGATCCCGCCGGAGATTGCCCGCGCGGCACATACGTTCGATCAGGCGCTATGGATCATGAAGATGGACCTACTGGGTGCGCATGAAAATGCCGCAAAGGTCTTGCAGGCGCTTTCAGAAATCCAGAACCCTGATGGATATTTTTGTAATACGTATGATTCAGGTAACCGTAAGGTTGTTTTCCAGGATGTTCATCCTGGGCCAAACGCATTTGTGATCATGGCGGTGAATCTCCATGTTTTTGCGACCGGTGGAGTTGAAAAAGGCGATAAACGGTTCGTCCCGATGGCCAGTAAGGTAGCAGATTACCTTATCAGCCGGCAAGGGAAGGATGGTTCGATACTCCAAAAGAAGGTTGGTCCTATTACCGTTGTCAGTGTCGAAGAAAACGAAGATTGTTATTCAGCGTTCTATAATCTGTATATGATTACGGGAGAACAGAAGTACCTGGATGTGGCACTCAAGGTAAAGCAATTCCTGCTGAGGTCGTGGAACAACAAGAAAGGGTGTTTTTACATGTCGCGGATGTATCTGTGGGGGTTTGATATACCTTATACTGCTGCAGCATATGACACAAGCGTGTGGGGATACATGCTTTTCGGGGACAAAGGGGATAAGGGGGAAGACTACCGTCGGGGGCTAGAATTTGTGGAGAAAAAACTGTTGAATAGCGCCGATACCGGTATTGTCCACGTTGAAGCGGACAAAAAGAAATATCCGGGCGTGTTCTGGCTTGATCCGACCTGTTGGCTGGCAATAAGTGAGTTGAACGCAGGGAACCCTGACAAAGCAAAACAATATTTTGATAACGTGATGAAACGGCAGTTTCCAGACGGTGGATTGCCTTTGAATTACTGGGATGGCCTAGGGGAGAAAAACGATCCGTATCCCAACCCTGTTTGGAAATTACATCCGTATGGAGCGACCACAGCCGCTGTTGCCGCTCAGTTGTTCGCTCTGACTGTTCAGAATCCGCAGCTGAATATTTTTCATCCCTCAACAGTGCAAGGGATCACACCGATAAAAGGGATCACGGTAAAAGATCTTCCTGGCACACACATGACGATACCGACGCTGGTGGGTCAGCCGGTATCATCTGCCGAAGAGACGAATGAAGAGATACGAAAGGAACTGAGTGGAGAGGGTATCCGTGTATTGATGCCTTCCGGGAAATGGATTCTGAGGAAACTTATTGATGGAAAAATCAACGAGAAGCTGTTTGTTCCCTTAGCCAGTCTTGATGCCAAAGTAAAAGCGGCAAAGATGTTACTTGGAGATGTTGTGAAAGAGATGAAGAACATCCCTGCGGGGATTGATCGTGCTGAACTGGTGCGCCGGGCAAAGGAGGCGGAATACGGTTTTACCGGAGGATATACGATAGGGAAAGATGTTCTAGCACACGCGGGAAGGACATATAACTGCATCTATTTAGGCAGGGAGATGGTGCAAGATGAAGATATCAGCGCAAGTGATATTGCACGTGTTATGCTCGAGGATGCGCTTCATTTCGTTGTGAAAGACGGTGATCCTGAACATATGGTTATACAGCATAGCGATACTCTAAAAAAGAAACTGGTATCGGTGGTGATGGTGAATGACCCGTTGGCCAAGGTAGTTGCAAATGATATGGCGCAAGATGTGAACAGGTCAAAAGTTCCAGATGTATTGTCAATTCCGATGATGGATATCGAAAGCATTGCTAAAGCGAAAGGCGCTTACATTCAGAACAGGCCAAAAGCAGTTTTTGTTACAGTAAGTCCGGACATCGTGAACCTGCATAATGAGATAGACAATATACCGGACCCGGACAATACCATAGTGATCCCTGTGTACGATAAGAACTATGTCGTACCGTTGGATTACGTGACCAATCTCTCTAAAAAGTATCCTAATCTTGTTGCTAAACCGATAGAGATCTCAAACCTGCAGGCCGTTTCACCGCAGGAACCTTTTGGAGTGGCAGCGATACAATACGCTAACAAACTGCTCGAGAAGAAAGGGGTAAAAGTTACGGCAACGGATCTGGATGCTGGCTGGCTCAATTCGTCTGAAGAGAAATTTAAGATAAAGAACATTTCCTCTGATAAGACAAAGATCCTTGAGATAAATCCCAAAGAACTGTCAACCGATCCAGCATCAAAAGAGATCCATAATATAGGCTCACTTCTTGCGATAACCATAACCGGCATATCTCTCCACCAACAGCTGGGAGATGATTTTGAGAAGATGACGTTTGCTGAACTTGTGACGTATATCGATGATCCCGCTTTAAAGACACATTTCCGTGAACTTGTAGCCGATCTAATGGGTATGAAGGAAGATGAGGTAGATAAGATTGATAAGATGACCGTAGCAGAATTTATAAAAGCGCCTCTTCCAGTCACAGTTCCGAGTGAATCAACGAAGACAAACTACAGCATGATGCGGGCAATCATGACAGCGGCATAA